From the genome of Spinacia oleracea cultivar Varoflay chromosome 2, BTI_SOV_V1, whole genome shotgun sequence, one region includes:
- the LOC110798851 gene encoding uncharacterized protein — MLKLWRWYQNCLSVHPLKTQIASSGVLWGIGDIAAQYITHSTAHKHLPLLDGDERFIINWKRTALTSMFGLGFVGPVGHFWYEGLDKLIRLRLRLEPKTVRFVATKVAADGIIFGPFDLFAFFTYMGFASGKSILEVKEDVKRDFLPALILEGGAWPIIQVANFRYVPVRYQLLYVNMFCLLDSAFLSWLEQQKDAAWKQWFVYSSPLKDEEGLLLDIQ, encoded by the exons ATGTTGAAGCTATGGAGATGGTACCAAAATTGCTTGTCTGTCCACCCTCTTAAGACCCAAATCGCCAGCTCTGGTGTGCTCTGGGGTATTGGTGACATTGCTGCTCAGTACATCACTCATTCCACtgcacataaacatcttccacTTCTG GACGGTGATGAACGCTTCATTATCAATTGGAAGCGTACTGCTCTCACCAGCATGTTTGGCCTTGGCTTTGTTGGTCCAGTCGGTCATTTCTG GTATGAAGGCCTAGACAAGTTAATTAGATTGAGGCTTCGACTAGAGCCTAAGACGGTGCGTTTTGTAGCGACCAAAGTTGCAGCAGACGGGATTATCTTTGGGCCCTTTGACTTGTTTGCATTTTTCACATACATGGGATTTGCTAGTGGCAAGAGTATACTTGAGGTGAAGGAAGATGTAAAAAGAGATTTCCTTCCAGCCTTGATTTTAGAAGGTGGTGCTTGGCCGATAATTCAGGTAGCAAATTTCCGGTATGTACCTGTGAGGTATCAGCTTCTATATGTCAACATGTTCTGCCTGTTGGATAGTGCATTTCTTTCGTGGCTTGAACAGCAGAAAGATGCGGCTTGGAAACAGTGGTTCGTATATTCTTCCCCCTTGAAGGACGAAGAGG GATTATTATTAGATATCCAATGA